In one window of Nesterenkonia sandarakina DNA:
- a CDS encoding response regulator transcription factor, translating into MTDSSTGTVKVLVVDDEKPLLHLVEQYLHREGMNVATTSDGAAAVEMARNQDPAVVILDLGLPGMDGVEVCRQIRNFSDCYVVMLTARAEEVDRLIGLSVGADDYVTKPFSPRELVLRVRAMLRRPRQGPRADSRVVEIGALRVDLAGREVHLRGAPVELTRTEFDVLAVLISEPGVAISRSELITRVWGQDWFGDRHLVDVHVGHLRRKLGDDPTDPEFIHTIRGVGYKAGSTR; encoded by the coding sequence ATGACGGATAGCTCCACCGGTACGGTCAAGGTCCTTGTGGTCGACGATGAGAAACCACTTCTGCATCTCGTTGAGCAGTACCTTCACCGCGAAGGAATGAACGTAGCAACCACCAGCGACGGCGCTGCTGCCGTAGAGATGGCCCGGAATCAAGACCCCGCCGTGGTGATCCTGGATCTGGGCCTGCCGGGTATGGATGGTGTCGAGGTGTGCCGCCAGATCCGCAACTTCTCCGACTGTTATGTCGTGATGCTCACTGCGCGTGCCGAGGAAGTGGACCGGCTCATCGGGCTTTCCGTCGGTGCCGATGACTATGTGACCAAACCCTTCAGTCCCCGTGAGTTAGTGCTGCGAGTGCGTGCCATGCTGCGCCGGCCACGGCAGGGCCCACGAGCTGACTCCCGGGTCGTTGAGATCGGGGCGCTCCGCGTCGACTTGGCCGGACGTGAGGTCCATCTTCGAGGCGCACCAGTTGAACTGACCCGTACCGAGTTCGACGTCTTGGCTGTCCTGATCTCAGAACCGGGAGTCGCAATCTCTCGGAGTGAACTGATCACTCGGGTATGGGGCCAGGACTGGTTTGGAGATAGACACCTTGTCGATGTCCACGTGGGACATCTCCGTCGAAAGCTAGGAGATGACCCGACCGATCCTGAGTTCATTCACACTATTCGTGGTGTCGGGTACAAGGCGGGATCCACACGATGA
- a CDS encoding sensor histidine kinase translates to MKQQRRGAGLGTRILAALIVVLCVAAATAWLVALIIGPLIFHDHMLMVESVNPEPEVITHAEEAFDAAWTLTLALALLAAVATSVIVTLFLVRRIISPISTVRGAVTKVADGDYTARVPEVSMGAEFTELMDAFNTMASKLDQTESTRKRLLSDLAHEMRTPVATVYGYLEAMQDGVAHADDETLVMLREQTARLTRLAEDISLVSAAEERHLSLQPAPTQVGELLTTAEAQTRGRYREKRVNLFVDATAQSQDIGVTVDSGRIGQVLTNLLDNALHHTDPGDEVTLRAAHSTTSVTIEVADTGHGIATEHLPHVFERFYRVDTARDRQHGGSGIGLAIVRSIITAHGGTVRAHSDGPGAGAVFTVKLPRQSG, encoded by the coding sequence ATGAAACAGCAACGACGAGGCGCCGGACTCGGGACGCGCATCCTGGCTGCCCTGATCGTGGTGCTCTGTGTCGCCGCTGCCACCGCATGGCTCGTCGCGCTCATCATCGGACCGTTGATCTTCCATGACCACATGCTGATGGTCGAGAGCGTCAACCCTGAACCAGAAGTCATCACCCATGCCGAAGAAGCCTTCGACGCCGCGTGGACACTCACCCTCGCACTCGCGCTACTGGCAGCCGTGGCAACCTCAGTCATCGTCACACTCTTCCTGGTCCGTCGAATCATCAGCCCAATCAGCACAGTCCGTGGCGCGGTCACCAAAGTCGCAGACGGCGACTACACCGCCCGGGTGCCTGAAGTGAGCATGGGCGCTGAATTCACAGAACTGATGGACGCCTTCAACACGATGGCCAGCAAGCTGGACCAGACCGAAAGCACCCGCAAACGCCTGCTCTCTGATCTGGCTCACGAGATGCGCACCCCCGTAGCCACCGTCTATGGGTATCTCGAAGCCATGCAGGACGGGGTCGCCCACGCCGATGACGAGACCCTGGTGATGCTGCGGGAACAGACCGCGCGTCTAACTCGCCTGGCGGAGGACATCTCACTGGTCAGCGCCGCCGAAGAGCGACACCTGAGTCTGCAACCAGCCCCCACCCAGGTAGGTGAGCTGCTCACGACTGCCGAAGCTCAGACGCGCGGACGCTACCGAGAGAAACGAGTGAACCTTTTCGTCGACGCCACCGCTCAATCACAGGACATCGGGGTCACTGTCGATAGCGGGCGCATCGGACAGGTGCTCACCAACCTGTTGGACAATGCACTGCACCACACTGATCCCGGCGACGAAGTGACCCTACGAGCAGCACACTCAACAACGTCGGTGACCATAGAGGTTGCAGACACCGGTCACGGGATAGCGACTGAGCACCTCCCGCACGTCTTCGAACGCTTCTACCGTGTGGACACCGCCCGAGACCGCCAACATGGAGGCTCGGGGATCGGCCTGGCCATCGTTCGCTCCATCATCACCGCCCACGGGGGAACCGTTCGCGCCCACAGCGACGGACCAGGAGCTGGGGCTGTCTTCACCGTCAAGCTGCCCCGCCAGTCCGGGTGA